In one Balaenoptera ricei isolate mBalRic1 chromosome 20, mBalRic1.hap2, whole genome shotgun sequence genomic region, the following are encoded:
- the NAA38 gene encoding N-alpha-acetyltransferase 38, NatC auxiliary subunit isoform X2, with product MAAAGPTMLLREENGCCSRRQSSSSAGDSDGEREDSPATRARQQLEALLNKTMRIRMTDGRTLVGCFLCTDRDCNVILGSAQEFLKPSDSFSAGEPRVLGLAMVPGHHIVSIEVQRESLAGPPYL from the exons ATGGCCGCAGCTGGACCGACCATGCTGCTACGAGAGGAGAATGGCTGTTGCAGCCGGCGTCAAAGCAGCTCCAGCGCAGGG GACTCAGATGGGGAGCGCGAGGACTCACCGGCTACGCGCGCTAGGCAGCAGCTGGAGGCGCTGCTCAACAAGACTATGCGCATTCGCATGACAGATGGACGGACACTGGTCGGTTGCTTTCTCTGCACCGACCGCGACTGCAATGTTATCCTGGGCTCGGCGCAGGAGTTCCTCAAGCCGTCGG ATTCCTTCTCTGCCGGGGAACCCCGTGTGCTGGGCCTGGCCATGGTACCTGGACACCACATCGTTTCTATTGAGGTGCAGAGAGAGAGCCTGGCGGGGCCTCCCTATCTCTGA
- the LOC132356055 gene encoding cytochrome b5 domain-containing protein 1 yields the protein MPRRGLVAGPDFEYFQRRYFTPAEVAQHNQPEDLWVSYLGNVYDLTPLAQEYKGKGHTLGQRRGCVWGVLGSWMASIDGSCSFPGDLLLKPIVEVAGQDISHWFDPDTRDIRKHVDPLTGSLRYRTPWGRFLHVPPQLPRSDWANDFGKPWWQGSRYEVGRLSAKTRNIRIINTLTSQEHTLEVGALESMWEILHRYLLYNAHAASYTWKYEGKNLNMDYTLEENGIRDQEEEFDYLNMDSTLYTPAVLLYFSDDLTEL from the exons ATGCCACGCCGGGGCCTAGTGGCCGGGCCAGACTTTGAGTATTTTCAGCGCCGCTATTTCACGCCGGCCGAGGTGGCCCAACATAACCAGCCGGAAGACCTCTGGGTGTCTTACCTGGGAAACGTGTACGACCTAACGCCGTTGGCACAGGAGTACAAGGGTAAGGGCCACACTTTGGGCCAGCGTCGAGGGTGTGTTTGGGGGGTGCTTGGTTCTTGGATGGCTAGCATTGACGGCAGCTGCTCCTTCCCAGGAGACCTGCTGCTGAAACCCATCGTGGAAGTTGCGGGCCAGGACATCAGTCACTGGTTTGATCCAGACACCAGAGAT ATCCGCAAGCACGTAGATCCGCTGACCGGTTCCCTGAGATACCGCACCCCGTGGGGCCGCTTTCTGCACGTGCCGCCTCAGCTGCCCCGTTCGGACTGGGCCAATGATTTCGGGAAGCCTTGGTGGCAGGGGTCGCGTTACGAGGTGGGGCGGCTGTCCGCCAAGACCCGGAATATCCGCATCATTAACACGCTCACGTCGCAAGAGCACACTCTGGAG GTGGGGGCCCTGGAATCAATGTGGGAAATCCTACACCGCTATCTCCTCTATAATGCACATGCTGCCAGCTACACATGGAAATATGAAGGGAAGAATCTGAACATGGATTATACCCTGGAAGAGAATGGTATCCGGgatcaggaggaagaatttgaTTATCTCAATATGGACAGTACACTCTACACACCTGCAGTACTGCTGTACTTCAGTGATGACCTCACAGAGCTATAG
- the NAA38 gene encoding N-alpha-acetyltransferase 38, NatC auxiliary subunit isoform X1 encodes MAVAAGVKAAPAQGLARVLGLRGRRGARWGDGGGTAAPGSLWASCERPAGCRELWFRGRAAAGAARSERLSRPAQDSDGEREDSPATRARQQLEALLNKTMRIRMTDGRTLVGCFLCTDRDCNVILGSAQEFLKPSDSFSAGEPRVLGLAMVPGHHIVSIEVQRESLAGPPYL; translated from the exons ATGGCTGTTGCAGCCGGCGTCAAAGCAGCTCCAGCGCAGGGGTTAGCTCGGGTTCTGGGATTGAGGGGCCGTCGGGGAGCAAGATGGGGGGACGGAGGGGGAACTGCAGCTCCCGGCAGCCTCTGGGCTTCGTGTGAGCGCCCCGCGGGCTGTCGGGAGCTGTGGTTCCGCGGGCGGGCAGCAGCCGGGGCGGCGCGGTCTGAGCGCCTGTCCCGCCCCGCGCAGGACTCAGATGGGGAGCGCGAGGACTCACCGGCTACGCGCGCTAGGCAGCAGCTGGAGGCGCTGCTCAACAAGACTATGCGCATTCGCATGACAGATGGACGGACACTGGTCGGTTGCTTTCTCTGCACCGACCGCGACTGCAATGTTATCCTGGGCTCGGCGCAGGAGTTCCTCAAGCCGTCGG ATTCCTTCTCTGCCGGGGAACCCCGTGTGCTGGGCCTGGCCATGGTACCTGGACACCACATCGTTTCTATTGAGGTGCAGAGAGAGAGCCTGGCGGGGCCTCCCTATCTCTGA